In Syntrophales bacterium, the genomic window GTGCAGTTCTTACACTCCTCGGAAATCTGATAGCGGACGTTTCCTACGCACTTGCAGATCCGAGGATCAGGGTAGCATAAAAAAAGTGCCTAAAGTTTAAAGTGACTAAAGTGAACTAAAGTTGAAATGATTAAAATCCTTAAACTCGAAACTTAATATGGCAGATTCAACTATCAGAAGAGATTTCTGGAGCAGATTTTCCAAAAACAAGATGGCCGTTGCGGGAAGCGCAGTGGTGATTTTATTATTTATAGTTTCCCTGCTTGCACCCTGGATCTCCCCCTATGACCCCGGCGAAATCAATCTCCAGATGATTCTCTCTCCACCTTCCGGCAGTCACCTTTTAGGAACAGACCAACTGGGACGTGATGTCTTGAGCCGTATGATCTGGGGTTCGAGAATATCCCTGAAGGTCGGGTTCGTAGCCACAGGTATTGCCATAGTAATAGGAGCCATTTTAGGCGCCACAGCGGGATATTATGGAAGGTGGATTGATGCCACGATTATGAGATTTGTCGATATTATGCTATGCTTCCCTGCCTTTTTTCTTATATTAGCTGTCATAGCATTTCTTGAACCTTCCATCTGGAATATTATGATCGTTATAGGCATCACCGGCTGGATGGGTATAACCCGTCTGGTCAGAGCAGATTTCATTTCGATAAAGGAGAGAGATTACGTGCAGGCCGCCAAGGCCATCGGCGCCAGCGATGGGCGTATTATATTTTTCCACATCCTTCCCAATGCTATGGCATCTGTTCTCGTAGCAGCAACACTCGGAGTCGCAGGGGCCATACTGACAGAATCAGCTCTGAGCTTCCTCGGAATCGGGGTTCAGCCCCCCATCCCAAGCTGGGGGAATATCCTTACCGCCGGTAAGGACAACATAGATATTGCCTGGTGGCTTTCTCTCTACCCGGGCCTTGCTATTCTGATAACAGTGCTCGGTTATAACCTGCTGGGCGAGGGGATAAGAGATTCCCTTGACCCAAGGCTCAAAGGATAATAAACAGTGTAACACACACACGAAAGGAGATTGATTTAATGAGTAAGAAGAAAACTGGATATAATGGCAGTCTGGATAAAAGGATCATTGAAAAACAACTATCAAAAGGAACGATCTCTGAAGAAAATTTAAAAAAATACTTGGCACAACTTCCTGACGTATCTGATAATGTTAAAGAAGTTGTCATAAACTCAGAAGAAACGTAAGGTGCTCACTGTTTCAACATCGGCAATAGTTTGTTGATATGACAAAATTTTGCAATTATTAATTAAGAGTGAACTAAAGTTGATGCATTCGTAAAAAGCCAGTTTTTGTCACCCAAAATCATGTCCTGAACTTGTTTCAGGATCATTCAGGGTCTCGAACTTACTGAAATAATTAGATGCTGAAACAAGTTCAGCATGACAAATGGTGCAGTTTACGACTTTTTACGAACTTGTCAAAGTTTAAAGTGCCTAAAGTGAGCTAAAGTTAATGGCACACGCCCTTGGCGTGATTAGGTTTGAAACAGGTTGCGCTGACAGCGCATTCTTTAACTTTAGGCACTTTAAACTTTTTCGATGCAATAACATTTGCCCCAATGGGGCATCTTCCTCCAAGTGAAATCTTGGAAGAATCATAGGAACTTATCATGTTCATTGATTCACATGCCCACCTGGAAATGAAAGCATTTGACCGCGACAGAGATGAAGTCATTGGGAGGGCCACAAAAGCCGGAGTAGATTATATCGTCACAGTCGGAACTACACTCGATGACTGCAAAAAGGCTGTTTTTCTTGCAAATAAGTACGAGTCCATTTATGCCGCAGTCGGAATACACCCACACGAAGTTAAGAATATAAATAATGCTACATACGACTCTCTTAAAGAACTGGCAGCCCATGATAAGGTAGTCGCCTATGGGGAGATCGGACTGGATTTCTTTCGTAATCTGTCCCCGCGGGATGTACAGATAAAAAGATTTGGGGAACAGCTGGAACTCGCCGGTGAAATCGGGCTTCCGGTAGTTATTCATGATCGTGAAGCCCACAGGGAAACTCTGGACATGCTACAGAAATGGAAAGGAAATCAAAGGGGTATATTTCACTGTTTTTCAGGCAACTATGAAATGGCCCGAAAATGCCTTGATATGGGATTTTTTATATCGATACCCGGAACGATCACCTTCAAAAAATCTGAGACGCTCCAGAAAGTAGTTGAAAATATTCCCATAACCAGTTTACTTCTGGAAACAGATTCTCCCTACCTCGCCCCTCATCCGAGGCGCGGCAAGAGAAATGAACCAGCCAATGTTATCCTGACTGCCCGAAGGGTTGCCGAGATAAAGGGTCTGCCCCTTGAAGAGGTTGGAAAAATAACGTCCCAAAACACAAAGATTGTTTTTGGGATTACCTGAATTACCGTCTTGCAAGCAAAAGATTGGTCAGCCTTTCGGATTAAAAAAAGGGGCGCTTATACACTACTCGTAAAAAATCAGTTTTCTTCGCTCAGAACCATTTTGGGGATGCTGTTATTGACCGGCTAAAAATCTAAAACTCGTGCTTATGCACTCAAGCAGTTAGATTTTCTTAACGCCGTTCACTACCAGCATCTTTTTCCCAAAATGCTTAAATTCGCTTTGAAAAGATTTTTTACGAACTTGTTAATGTTAACGATATCGTAAAAAGTCAGGAAGTGTACCATTTGTCATGCTGAACTTGTTTCAGTATCTAATTATTTTAATGAGTTAGCGACCCTGAAATAAATTCAGGGTGACAAAAAAGACTTTTTACGAGTCTGTCAATGTTTATACCTTCCCCAAAAGTGCTCTTCCCCTATTTCTCCCCGACCTTAAGCGCCAGATCTTCCAGCAGCTCCCAACGGGTATAGACCTTCTCCAGATCCCGTTCCAGTTCATCAAGCTTGGCCTGCAGCTTCACGACCTCCGCCCCGGAGGTTTTATAAAGTGCGGGATCGGCCATGGTGACAAAAAGGGTGTGCTTTTGCGCCTCGAGGTCTTCGATGATGTCCGGCAGTTGCTCGAGCTCGCGCTGCTCCTTAAACGTGAGCTTTCGGGAACCCGTGGCCACCTTGTGGGGCCTGGCTTTTTTTTGTTGCACCCCGGGCGTGGATTTTTCCTCCTGCCGCCGCTGACGGAGCCAGTCATCATAACCGCCCACGCATTCTCTCACCCGATCCTCACCTTCAAAGACCAGGGTGGAGGTAACGGTATTGTTAAGAAATGTCCGGTCATGACTTACTATCAGGACTGTCCCCGCATAATTGATCAGCATAGCTTCCAGCAGTTCCAGGGTCTCCGCATCCAGATCGTTGGTGGGCTCATCCAGAACCAGCACATTGGACGGCCGGGTGAAGAGCTTAGCCATGAGGAGTCGGTTCCTCTCCCCGCCGGAAAGGGAGGTTATTGGGCCCCGAACCTGGTCGGGCGAAAACAGAAAGTCCTGAAGATAGCCGATGACATGCCGCGGTTTGCCGTTTACAAAGACACTATCGCTTTCCTCGGCAACGTTTTGCTGCAGGGTCTTGGTTTCATCAAGCTCAGCCCTGAGCTGATCAAAATAGGCGACCTCAAGGCGGGTTCCGTGTCGCACGCACCCGCTGTCCGGCTCGATTTTCCCAAGCAGGATGCGCAACAGAGTAGTCTTTCCGCAACCGTTCGGCCCGATGATTCCTACCTTGTCACCCCGCATAACGGTAGTGGAAAAATCCGAGAGAATCGACTGCCCGCCATAGGCAAAAGCGACATCACGGGCATTTATAGCAAGCCGCCCCGACCGCTCGCCCTCCTGCAACATCAGGCGCACATTACCGCTCCGGGCACGGCGCTGCTTTACCTCTGCTCGCATCTTCATCAGTGCCCGTACCCGCCCCTCATTACGGGTTCGGCGTGCTTTAATGCCCTGCCTGAACCAGGTTTCTTCGCTCCTCAACTGTTTGTCAAATTCTGATCTTCGAGCGGACTCATTCTCGATCAGCTCCTCTTTGCGGCTGAGGTAGTCCTCGTAGTTGCCGGTAAAAGAAGTCACTGTGCCCCGGTCGATTTCAACGATGCGGGTCGCCAGGCGATTGAGGAAGGCACGGTCGTGAGTGACGAAAATCATGGTTTTCACGAAACGCTGCAGGAACTGCTCCATCCAGACAATGGCATCGATATCCAGATGATTGGTCGGTTCATCCAACAGCAGAATGTCGGGGTCGCTCACCAAAGCCCGAGCGAGGAGCACCCGGCGTTTGAGGCCGGCGGAGAGCTCCCCGTATGACGCTTTCTCATCCAGCCCCATGCGCGAGATGACCGTCTGAACCTGCTGATGAGGCTGTCCCGAGGCGACGATACCATAGACACTGCCGTCGAGATCGGGGGGTACTTCCTGGTTTAACAGGGCGGTTTTCAGCCCCTTGACTTTCGTGATCATACCGCTGTCGGGAGGCAGCTCACCATGAATCAGTTTCAGCAGAGTGGTCTTGCCGGTACCATTGCGACCGATAAGGCAGATCCGCTCCCCCCGCTTGATTTGCAGATCCACCGTATCGAGCAATGTGGGGCCGCCAAAGCTGAGGCTTACATCCTTTAACGTCACCAGAGTCATATTATAATCCTGCGATGCCGACATTTATCACTAAAGCTTTGAAAAAATGGTTTTTCAACGGTCTAAAGCGGCAAAGCCGCAACCCCAAAAGTGCCTAAAGTTGGAAGTGCCTAAAGTGAGCTAAAGTTAATGTACACGCCTTCGGCGCGGTCAAATTCGAAACAGGCTGCGCTGAAAGCGCATTTTTAACTTTAGGCACTTTAGCTCACTTTAGTTCACTTTACACTCTTAACTAAATCTTGCTGCTTGAACTGGTACCAACATCTGCGCAAAAAACGCAGTTGTTGAGAATAAAGACTCTCATCACATCATGTCTGCATATCGTTTAGATCATGCCGTTTTCATCGAGATATTCTGTGTGGAGTTGCGGGGAATTAAACCCTACAGATTTAGCATCGCCCTTCAAATGATTAGAGTAATCCGTGTAATCTGCGAAATCTGTGGATTCAGTCCGCCTCATCAAACAGGCCGTGTAGAACTTTGGTTCGGCCTTGAACATAGGCGTGATCCTCCTTGAGGTCTTCGCTGTCTGCCGCTTGAAAAGCCAGTTCATCACAGTACTCATTTTCCAGGTGTCCCGCGTGCCCACGGACCCAGACGAACTGCACCCGGAGGGAATCGCACAGATCCAGCAACTGCGCCCACAGATCGGCATTTTCAGCGGCGTCTTTCTTCGTACGCATCCAGTTATTGGCGCTCCACTTACGGGCCCAACCCCGGCTGATCCCGTTAACCACGTAGCGCGAATCGCTGTACAGCACTACATCAGCCGGAACCTTCAATGCCTTGAGCGCCGCAATGCAGGCCATTAATTCCATGCGGTTGTTAGTGGTCAGACAAAAGCCCTGGGCGAGTTCGATCCGCTTTCCCCCATCGATAATAACCGCACCGTATCCTCCCGGTCCCGGGTTGCCGCGGCAGCCCCCATCGGTATAGATGACGATTGTGCCCGGCGGCACATCCATATCGAGGGCGGTATCGGAATCCTTTCCCCCTGATGGTGACCGAACGTATATCGGGTTCTGCAGCCACTTCTGCGCCTCAGGCAGAGAGGCGAATCCCTTATAGCGAGCTCCGGCATATCCGCGGATCTGCTCTTCGGCGCCGTCGGGACCGAACCATGCGGTATAGATGCCCGGGTTACGACCCCTGGCTACGGCATAGTATTTCTTCGGTTTTCCCATGCAATCATCCTCCACCTGGTGCGTATTTATCGCACCGCAAGTCCATAATAACCGTTTTGCCGGTTGCTCAGCACTCTATTTTACCTGTTATTATCACCGTGTCAAATGCCTGTATTTGATGCGATGCGGCTGTTCAGCGGCCTTTCCGAGCCTCTTTTTTCTGTCCGCTTCGTAATCCGAATAATTTCCTTCAAACCACATGACGGTACTGTCTCCCTCAAAAGCAAGAATATGGGTGGCGATGCGATCGAGAAACCAGCGATCATGAGTGATAATAACCGCGCAGCCCCCAAAATGTTCCAGCGCCTCTTCAAGGGCGCGCAGGGTATTCACATCGAGATCATTTGTAGGCTCGTCCAAGAACAATACATTGGCGCCCTCCTTGAGCATACACGCAAGATGGACGCGATTACGCTCCCCGCCTGAAATCATGTTTACCTTTTTCTGCTGGTCTGATCCAGAGAAATTAAAACGTGAAACATATGCCCTTGAGTTTATTTCTCTATTTCCAAGCTCAACCATATCGTTGCCCCCGGAAATTACTTCCCATATTGTTTTTTCGGGATCAAGGGTGTCGCGCTCCTGATCGGCGTAAGCGAGTTTGACAGTGTCCCCGATTTTAATGGTGCCGGAATCCGGTTTTTCCGAATCGGTTATCATTTTAAAGAGGGTTGTTTTGCCCGCACCGTTGGGGCCGATGATGCCGACAATACCTCCCGCGGGCAAAGAGAACTTCATGCCTTCAAAGAGAAGACGATCGCCATACGCCTTGCTCACATTTTCTGTTTCAATAACGATTTTTCCAAGACGGGGGCCCGGCGGAATATAGATTTCAAGGTCTTTGGCCTGTTTTTCATTATTCTGATCCAGAAGTGTTTCATAAGCGCTGATTCGCGCCTTTGACTTTGCCTGGCGGCCTTTCGGCGACATGCGTATCCATTCCAGCTCTCGCTGCAAGGTCTTCTGCCGTTCTGTTTCTGTTTTTTCTTCCCGTTTAAGCTGCATCTGTTTCTGTTCAAGCCAGGAAGAATAATTGCCTTTCCAGGGAATGCCGTGTCCCCGATCGAGCTCTAAGATCCAACCCGCTACG contains:
- a CDS encoding ABC transporter permease, yielding MADSTIRRDFWSRFSKNKMAVAGSAVVILLFIVSLLAPWISPYDPGEINLQMILSPPSGSHLLGTDQLGRDVLSRMIWGSRISLKVGFVATGIAIVIGAILGATAGYYGRWIDATIMRFVDIMLCFPAFFLILAVIAFLEPSIWNIMIVIGITGWMGITRLVRADFISIKERDYVQAAKAIGASDGRIIFFHILPNAMASVLVAATLGVAGAILTESALSFLGIGVQPPIPSWGNILTAGKDNIDIAWWLSLYPGLAILITVLGYNLLGEGIRDSLDPRLKG
- a CDS encoding TatD family hydrolase, translated to MFIDSHAHLEMKAFDRDRDEVIGRATKAGVDYIVTVGTTLDDCKKAVFLANKYESIYAAVGIHPHEVKNINNATYDSLKELAAHDKVVAYGEIGLDFFRNLSPRDVQIKRFGEQLELAGEIGLPVVIHDREAHRETLDMLQKWKGNQRGIFHCFSGNYEMARKCLDMGFFISIPGTITFKKSETLQKVVENIPITSLLLETDSPYLAPHPRRGKRNEPANVILTARRVAEIKGLPLEEVGKITSQNTKIVFGIT
- a CDS encoding ATP-binding cassette domain-containing protein is translated as MSASQDYNMTLVTLKDVSLSFGGPTLLDTVDLQIKRGERICLIGRNGTGKTTLLKLIHGELPPDSGMITKVKGLKTALLNQEVPPDLDGSVYGIVASGQPHQQVQTVISRMGLDEKASYGELSAGLKRRVLLARALVSDPDILLLDEPTNHLDIDAIVWMEQFLQRFVKTMIFVTHDRAFLNRLATRIVEIDRGTVTSFTGNYEDYLSRKEELIENESARRSEFDKQLRSEETWFRQGIKARRTRNEGRVRALMKMRAEVKQRRARSGNVRLMLQEGERSGRLAINARDVAFAYGGQSILSDFSTTVMRGDKVGIIGPNGCGKTTLLRILLGKIEPDSGCVRHGTRLEVAYFDQLRAELDETKTLQQNVAEESDSVFVNGKPRHVIGYLQDFLFSPDQVRGPITSLSGGERNRLLMAKLFTRPSNVLVLDEPTNDLDAETLELLEAMLINYAGTVLIVSHDRTFLNNTVTSTLVFEGEDRVRECVGGYDDWLRQRRQEEKSTPGVQQKKARPHKVATGSRKLTFKEQRELEQLPDIIEDLEAQKHTLFVTMADPALYKTSGAEVVKLQAKLDELERDLEKVYTRWELLEDLALKVGEK
- the rnhA gene encoding ribonuclease HI — its product is MGKPKKYYAVARGRNPGIYTAWFGPDGAEEQIRGYAGARYKGFASLPEAQKWLQNPIYVRSPSGGKDSDTALDMDVPPGTIVIYTDGGCRGNPGPGGYGAVIIDGGKRIELAQGFCLTTNNRMELMACIAALKALKVPADVVLYSDSRYVVNGISRGWARKWSANNWMRTKKDAAENADLWAQLLDLCDSLRVQFVWVRGHAGHLENEYCDELAFQAADSEDLKEDHAYVQGRTKVLHGLFDEAD
- the ettA gene encoding energy-dependent translational throttle protein EttA; the encoded protein is MSNGPEKIIYSMMRVSKFYQNRPVLKDISLSYFYGAKIGVLGLNGSGKSSLLRIMAGVDQEYNGNAVLSPGYTLGFLEQEPVLDPDKTVKDVVEEGMKAAVNLVREYNEISEKFAEPMSDDEMNQLMERQGELQEKIDHLDAWDIDSRLEMAMDALRCPPGDTPVKVISGGEKRRVALCRLLLQKPDILLLDEPTNHLDAETVAWLEQHLKRYEGTVIAVTHDRYFLDNVAGWILELDRGHGIPWKGNYSSWLEQKQMQLKREEKTETERQKTLQRELEWIRMSPKGRQAKSKARISAYETLLDQNNEKQAKDLEIYIPPGPRLGKIVIETENVSKAYGDRLLFEGMKFSLPAGGIVGIIGPNGAGKTTLFKMITDSEKPDSGTIKIGDTVKLAYADQERDTLDPEKTIWEVISGGNDMVELGNREINSRAYVSRFNFSGSDQQKKVNMISGGERNRVHLACMLKEGANVLFLDEPTNDLDVNTLRALEEALEHFGGCAVIITHDRWFLDRIATHILAFEGDSTVMWFEGNYSDYEADRKKRLGKAAEQPHRIKYRHLTR